The DNA segment GTCTCTGTGAGCGCATGTTCGTCCCCCTTTGCAGCGGTCCCGTCTTAGCACCGTCGCGGACAGGCGGCGAGACGGCCATCGACGCTCGCCACCCGTCCAGCGGATGCTTTCAGCGCAACGAGGCAGCGTTAGTCGTCGCCATCTCGCTGGCCCGCGGGGCGATCGTCACGTGCAGCACCTGCTCGACGGATGGATAGCTGAAGCCATCCTTCACGTCCTCGATGCGACGCACCGGCTTGTGCTCGGAGGGACCGGTGTTCGGTGCACTCTGGCGCGGGGCCTGGTTGGGACCGAAGCCTGGCTCCTCGTTTACCTCGGTGCCGGCATCCCAGAGATGGAATCGGCTCGTCACGTCACCGCTGATGGGAGCGCCATTCTCGAACAGCGCGATTCCATCGTCCGACGGCGCGTAGAACAGATCGTTGGACTGACCGAACATCGTCGTTACGGTCAGTCGTTCCCCCGGCTTCGCCTGGACGGTGAACTCATACGCTTTGCCGGGTAGCGCCGGCCCGGCCTTGTCGTCGCCGACCGGCGTGTTGAACACTCCGCTCGCTACGACGCCCTTCATCTTCTTCACCGACGCCGCGAGCTGCGAGGGGTTGCCGTCCTCGGCCTGGGCCTCGAGGCCCTGTCCGCGATCGGGCTTGCCGCTCGTGAACACGACGCGCTTGCCGGCGTGGACGATCCAGAGCCCAGGCGAGTGCGGCGCTGGCGCAGTATCTCCGCTCGAGGAGCGCAGCGTGGTCCCGGTCGAGACGTTCTCGATCCGGACATGGAACGTGGTCCTGCCGTCGGCCGCAGCAGCGGCGCCGGCGATCCCGCAGGTCATCATCAACAGGAATGCAAAGCGAAGCATGGGAATCCCTCTCTGGTTTGTGTAGCGTGGGCTTGCGATCAGTCGAAGACTCTCAGCGCGGCGTTACAGCGCGCACCTCTCAGCGGGCCGCTCCCACCAGCTGGACCATGCCTCCGGGACGGATGCCCGGCACCGAGAGCCGGATCCGGTAGAGCGCGCTGCGCGCGGCCAGATACAGCGTCCGCCCGTCGCTGTCGCCCCACGCCATGTTCGCCGCGAGCTGCTCGGAAACGATGGTTCCCAGATGCTTGCCCTCGGCCGAGACGATCCACACGCCGCCCGGCCCCGAGACGTAGAGGTTCCCGCGCTGATCCACCTTCATCCCGTCCAGCGCCTCCTCGCCGGGCGCGGCCGACATGTCGAAAAAGACGCGACCGCCGGACAAGCCGCAGTCGGGCGCCACTTGATAGCGCATGACGACCTTGCGCTGAGGGTCCCAGTTGGTCACGTACAGGAACTTCTCGTCGGGCGAGAAGGCGATTCCGTTCGGCCCGATCAGATCGGTGGAGACGAGCTTCAGCCCGCCATCCTTGAGACAGAAGACGCCGCTGTAGGGAAGCTCCTTGCGCGGGTCGTCGTAGACGCGAGGCAGCCCGAATGGCGGATCGGTGAAGTAGAGCGCGCCGTCCGACCGGTAGACGAGATCGTTGGGGCTGTTGAGCCGCTTGCCCTGGTAGCGATCGGCGAGAATCGTCAGAGCGCCGGTCCGCTCCAGCCGGGTGACGCGGCGGTTGCCGTGCTCGTCGACGGTGAGCCGGCCCTCACGGTCCAGCGTCAGGCCGTTGGACCCCGGCTGGTGGTACTCGCCGACGTCCGCGCCCTTGTAGCCGCTCTTCGTGCGGTACACAGACACTTGCCCGTCCGGCGTCCAGCGGTAGATGCGATTCGCGTTGGGGTCGCTGAAGAGCAGGTACCCATCGGGATGCCACACCGGTCCTTCGATGAACTCGAATCCTTCGGCGAGCTTTTCGATGCGGGCGTCCGCGGGAACCAGCTCATCCAGCGCGGGATCGATGCGGGCAATCGACCCGAAGCTGCGCTTCTCCGCCGCCGGCCGATGCAGCTCGAGCGTGGCCGAGCGGATCCAGAGGAAGTTGTCGGGCCCGATGGAAAGCGGACCGTTGGCTGCGAAGACGGCGATGCGGAACTGCTGCCCTGGCTTCGCCTCGCGCGTGAGCACCACGCGATTGGGCGCGTTGAATCCGCGCACGACCGCGCCCCCGCTCTGGCCGAGCATCGGCGAGAGCTTTCCGTCGACCCAGACCTCGGCGTAATCGTCGACCACCACCTCGAAGACGAGGGTGCCGCCCTTCACCTCGGTGGTCCCGATGCGCTCCGGCACGTTGAGGGTCAGGCGATACCATCCGAAGCACACCTTGCCGTTGCCGCGCCGCTGTTCGAGGGCGGTCGCGGCGACGACCTCCCACTTCGAGTCGTCGTCGTCCGCGCGCGGCGAGAACTGCTGCGAGCGTACCGGCTTGCCGGAAGCCCGCAGATCGGGGCCGGGCGCGCGCGCATCTACGGTCGTCAAGGATGCGTCCCGATATCGCCAGGAACCCGCGACGGAAGCGAGCGCTGCCGGATCGGCGAGATCGACGATTGCGGCTGGCAGACGGTACGCGTCGTCGTAGGGCGCAGGCGCAACGGGAGCCGCGACCAGGACGGCTAGCAGAGTGACCGTGCCCATCAGCGCACCTTCACGACGTAGTAGTTGAACGGCGCCGAAGCCTGCTGGAACCAGTGAGGCACGCCGCTCGGCACCACGACCACGTCGCCTTCCGCGAGATGGCGCGTGTCGCCACCCTGCAAACCGGCGCCGCGGATCTCGTCCGGCTCGATGGTCTGTCCCTCGAGGACCGTCCCTCCGGTCACGAGTGTTGCCTTGCCGTGCAGCACGTGGATGATGTCCGTGTCGCGCAGGTGGACCTCGGCCTTGCCGGCGCCGTCGCGGTGGCTGGCGTGCACCTTGTAGTTCGCTACCTCGACCAGCGGTCGGCCCTTGACGAACGCTTCCGCCACCTCCGCGCCTCGAAAGTAGGTGATCGACATCGTCGCGCCAGCACCGGTGACGGCGGCGGCGCCCGCCAGGGCAAGCTCCTCGTCCTGTTGCGCGCTGTTGGCGCCGCTCACGCCGATCGCGCCCACGATCTGGCCCTCGATGACGATGGGTACGCCGCCGATCAGCGGCGTGAAGTCTTCGACGGCGGTCATCGCAGTCCGTCCCTTG comes from the Deltaproteobacteria bacterium genome and includes:
- a CDS encoding SMP-30/gluconolactonase/LRE family protein, whose amino-acid sequence is MLGQSGGAVVRGFNAPNRVVLTREAKPGQQFRIAVFAANGPLSIGPDNFLWIRSATLELHRPAAEKRSFGSIARIDPALDELVPADARIEKLAEGFEFIEGPVWHPDGYLLFSDPNANRIYRWTPDGQVSVYRTKSGYKGADVGEYHQPGSNGLTLDREGRLTVDEHGNRRVTRLERTGALTILADRYQGKRLNSPNDLVYRSDGALYFTDPPFGLPRVYDDPRKELPYSGVFCLKDGGLKLVSTDLIGPNGIAFSPDEKFLYVTNWDPQRKVVMRYQVAPDCGLSGGRVFFDMSAAPGEEALDGMKVDQRGNLYVSGPGGVWIVSAEGKHLGTIVSEQLAANMAWGDSDGRTLYLAARSALYRIRLSVPGIRPGGMVQLVGAAR